The sequence TTATTGCCTCTCATGTTCTTCCTTCATCAACCTACCGGCTCAAAATCTCTAATCGACGCTGCAACGATTCTGAAGCGCCCTCGAAGAACGAGAACTGAGACTCGTCCCCATGCTTTGCATAGAGACCTACGTCGCGTTAGGCACGAGATAGCTAGTCAAAACCCATGTACTCTCGTCATTGCTCGTCCTCAGATTGCCTGCGATATGTGGGAGTGCAACATTCGCAATACTTGTGTTGAGCACCTCCATGAATGCAGCAAGGGATACCACGACACCAATGAGCCATGGGGTGACCTCCTGTGTCCCGCTTGCATTTTCCAGGAGATCGTTGTTGCACTACTCATTGCTATTTCCTTTCCGGCATATCTCAACTACTGGCGGCACGTACCTGGAGAACCGGTAAACGTCAGCTCCCTGTTCTTTAGGCGAGGATTGCTCCTCGCGGTTAATAAGCCGGGTGACAATTGCAAACAGAAGACTCGCCGATATGCCACACATCAACACACCGATGACGCTCTCGAGCGGCCCAAGGGTGCGCCACTGCAATGGGAGGCTAACGTCACTGCATCCAAGCGTGGAATAACTACTCGCGGAGAAGTAGATTGCCGAGTCCCAAGATGGCAAGCAACGCCATCGATAGAACGTCGCCCACAGCAGAATCTCCAATCCGTGCAGAACGACAACCGCCATTGCCAATCGCACAACCAATGCTGCGAAGCGAAAGGCGCCCATTTTGCGCATATCGCCGCCCAAAGCTCGTTGTA is a genomic window of Acidicapsa acidisoli containing:
- a CDS encoding potassium channel family protein, producing QRALGGDMRKMGAFRFAALVVRLAMAVVVLHGLEILLWATFYRWRCLPSWDSAIYFSASSYSTLGCSDVSLPLQWRTLGPLESVIGVLMCGISASLLFAIVTRLINREEQSSPKEQGADVYRFSRYVPPVVEICRKGNSNE